Part of the Spinacia oleracea cultivar Varoflay chromosome 5, BTI_SOV_V1, whole genome shotgun sequence genome, GCTTTTATCAGCGGTACTTTCAGCCGTAAGAGCAGGCGGTTTATCCGTTCTCAATGCAAGGTCAAGATCCATGCAGCCAAGGACAATGCTTACATTTTCCTTCCAATCCTTAAAGTTGGTCCCATTTAGTAATGGAATCGAGTTGACATTGGCAGATATTACAGAAGCAGAAGTATTCACTGAAAATagaacaaaacaaataaaacacAAGCTCACAATAAATTCCATAATCTAAATATAATCATCAAATTCAAGTATTGGAAAAACCCATCATAAGATACCTAGCACAACATTAATCTTTAGTCTTTGGACAGAAAAATTAACTGTAAGTGGTACTCTTGGTGTAGTAATCAAATATTAACAATAATATCCTGTCAAATATTAAGCCTTTCTTTGGATCGACTTCACATTCACATGAAAAACCTTATAACTGTTACATATTTATTACCATAAGTATGTTTAAATTCCTATCAAACAATAATCTTCCTTTGGGCCGACCATTACCCGCATGGaaattaaacacacaaaacCATCTTAATATTGGAATTAACTAATATACACAAAAGAGGTTACTTATTTGGCAACGTATTGATTCAATTAATCAATTCGATCACCATATTAATAATACAAATTGCCAAAAATTGAATCTGATTATTAAACCTTAATACATAACCTTATATGCGTTTGATACACATAATATATTACGcaagtaaaataaataaataaataaaggtaaaaaaaaaacctaatccCACCGAACGATGAAACTTACAGTAAACATAATTAATCATGAGAAATAATATGGAAAAAATATATCATCACGATCAATCTCTAATATGATTGCCACTCAaacaaatacggagtattaaaaaCCAAATACTTTACCCACAAAACAAAAAGATCAATAACATGAGTATTAAAACATTGTTAATGATTGAACACAAAAGCCACCGATTTGCCGATCGTAAAGAACTAAATCATAACAAAGATATCCACAATTTTGGCAAAACCAATCATAGCGCAATTCAGAAACAAAACCAAAACAGGATCCAAATTGTGGCGGAAACTCAAATTAAGCACGAGAAATCGCAGCGGAACTAAATCAATCGCAGGcttcgaaaaataaaaaagtgcgATTGAAGATAAGTAACAAACCTTAATAAACCAACTAATTTAATATGAagaaggctctgataccacttgttgtaattaatttaaactAGATACTTCATACTAGATTAATCGGTAGTATAATTGCGGAAGCGTACCTTTCTCCATTGGATTGATGAACGGTGGGTTTTGGATCTTCCAATTCTATATGGTCTCCCTTGATATTCTTATGATGATGAGAGGTCAGAGAGAATGGAAAACCATATGAATCAGGGACCATAACCCTAACCCTAgaacctatatatatatagggtctcCCATATCCCATATTAAGCCCATCATAAAATAAGAGACATAGAAGTGAGTCTCTACACATATTAGCCCATACCAATAAGATACCTATAAGCCCAATATACTTAAATATAAAACCGATCACTTTTATGGGCTAACTTTAAGATAGTTTTTATACACATACGGTCATACATGTAGGCCCACATGATTATTTCTAACAGTTATTTCCTCAAAAGGTAAAGCTTTATTGTTCAACGGATGTAGAGCATGCAAAGTCCCTAGGGTTTTGTGCCTAGTACTCTAAGGTGGCTGTTAGAGCATGAGCAATGGTGAGTTTGTGGTTACTCACAATACACTCTCTCTTCTTTGTGGGTAAGCTCACCATTGTAGATGTTTACTCTTAGCTTACTCATGGGATGGGGCTGTAGTGATTGTCGCGTCACTAAGAGCATGAGTAGTGGTAAGTCACTACGCTACTTACTCACAACCATACATAATCTTATCTCTCTTCCACATCATCATCCACATCACTTTCCACTATCTTGAGTCACTATTATGAGTTACCTCATTTATTTTTCTACAATTGTGAGGTTACCCACCATTCTCTCTCCTAATTTTATCAATACCCCACCATTTATTCTCTCTCTTATGTATTACTAATTATTTTTAGTTATTGAGcttatataattaattaataaaactaATGACAtcgttaattattattttttaattaaagcattttatttaatattaatagGCACTTAAATAAGTAagctatttaatttatttattttggattcgaaatgaaaattaaaataaaataaaatttagatCACATAATTTATAAAACAAAGAAATACATAAACATTTAAAATACAATCTACATTAACAACGACTTCGGTCTTCTTAATCTTTTCATTCGTTGCCGAAACGATCCCATATATGCTCAACAAAGTCATTTTTTAATGCAATATGGGTCTCCCTATCACGAACATTATTTCTGTTCGCCATATAACCACTTAAATTGAGCCTATCCAATTGTCCATTTCTCACGGTAAATGGTTGGTTGTTGTTACCGTTTGATGATACCAACTACATTTTGAGGTTGATCATTGATAAATTTCGATGCATCGTAATGCAAATATCCATCTCGCTCATCTTCGACAATCATATTGTGCACGATAATACATTCCATATTACGATTTTCCATAAAATTTCAGTCGACCAAGCTAGACCTGGTTGACGTATTATTGCAAATCGAGCTTGTAACACTTAAAAGGCACGTTCAACGTCCTTTCGGTAACTCTCTTGCTTCTTGGTAAATAATTTATGCTTACCGGTTTGTGGATGTTTGATTGCTGGGATAAATGTTGCCCATTTTGGATAGATACCGTCGGTAAGATAATATCCCATATTGTATGCATTTCCGTTGACATGGAAGCTAACCTCAGGAGCTCTACCCTAACAAATATCAGAGAACACCCACGACCACTGGAGGACATTTATATCATTACAAGAACCTGGTGTACCAAGGGAAGCATGCCATATCCAAAAGTCTTGTGAAGCAACATCCTCTAAGATTATAGTCGTTGTTTTACTTCTCCCTTGATATATTCCTTTCCATGCACGTGGACAAATTTTCCACTCCCAGTGCATGCAATCAATGCTTCCCATCATGCCAGGAAATCCACGAATATCACTTTCCCGGAGGAGTCGCTCAGTATCCGTAGTATTCACTCTCCTCAAGTACTCCGGTCCAAATTCAGAGACGACCCCTTCAACAAAGTGAGAGAGACATTCCCTTGCAGTACTTGATGCGAGTTTAAGATATTCGTCAACTGCATCGGCTGATGTACCGTATGCTAACATTCGAATTAATGTAGTGCATTTTTAGAGGGGCGATGCACCTAGTCTTCCGGTGGCATCTCGCCTTTGTTGAAAGTAAACATTACTTTCTCTTAGCTGGTGAACAATGCGTGTGAACACATTTTTACGCATGCGAAACGTCGGCGAAACATATCGTCTGTGTACAATGGTCGGGGACTAAAGTAGTCGTTATATAACCGTATATCAGCATCTTCTCGATCTCTTGGTACATACCACCTTTGGTACGTAGGTTCAAGAGTGAAGGGGACCTGGTAAGTAGAGGTTACAAGGGGAACAACATATGTATTGATCGCTTCCTCGATCAATTCATCTGCTTTTCGCCTTTCAGTAATTGATTCATGCCACTCTACAAAGTCGTTTACCATGTAGTCAAATAACCCTGAACTAGATGAACTAGAAGAATTTGAATCAGAGTTCATTTGTGATATTTTTTGTTGAGGGGAGGAGAGTGTTGCAGAAATGATACTTAATTATATTTGTGTGTTGAACTATGAAGTAAAACCCCCTTATATAGACCTTGTGAAATAATTCAAAGCAAATAACTACTGTTTATAATGTACGGGCACAAAAGTATAATAAATGTGATTTTTGATAAGGTTTACAGATTTTCTTCATTGATAATTCAATAAATGGGGAAACAACTCCAAAAGATTAGATTTCTGATAAGGTTTGTAGATTTCTTTTGTGTGACAATTCAATGTATGAGCACACATAACTGTAAAATATGATAATTTTCTAACAATTCAATGTATCAAATGTGACATTTCAATGTAGAATATTTCTAATTCTGGagttaatattaataatataattatttgcaagaaataatttttaaagtTAATAGAAATAGAgaaattataataaaaacatGAACTTCATTACATTAAGAAATAACAATAAAATGTTACAAAggaaatttaaaacaataaaggtAACATTACATCAATTAAAACTAGCATAATATAGATAGTTTGTCTAACTTAATTGACGTCTAAACTAGCCTAAAAGATGTGCAAATTGTTGGTTTAATTTCAGATAACTTTCTTTTTCGTCTTCAGATAGATTTTGTTTTGCAAGAAGGACACTGAATAACTTGAACCTCTTTTCCCCCTCTTTTTTCCGAACTTTGATGGCATCTCGTTCCTTTTGATACTCGAGCATACGTTCCGCTACATTAATACGCCTCTTTTCAACatctttgtgttttccttttatcACATTCATCTCTGACAAGGCTTGAGTAAATGACtctaaattttgaatttcagaACTACCAACATTTTGAATTCCAAAACAAGCAACAGATTTACCTTTCCTTTTTGCTTTTTTCACCCCATCAGGACGACGACGAGCACGAGTTGTTGGACCTTCGTCAGTTGGAGTATCAGGTTTTGATCTTTTCAAACTGCCACCACCACTAGAAGGTACTTCTAGATCTATTGGTCTCCATTTGTCTAAGTCTCTCAACATCTCCCAACAACCAATTAAACCAAAGCGTGAACCATTACACGTCCCTCTATATATTTCATGAGCTTCATTCATCTCATCATGAGTGTTGGTGCCACACTTATGTCTTTTTATTGCCTCAGCATAATAACCAAAACATGTACTCACATCTCTATTTATTCTTCCCCGCCGACTTTTCATAGATCTCAAACTTCTAGGGCGCATGGTGGATGGATTATCTTCTCTAGCTtgatctgttaggttatgatacatatgacaattcataaatcatgcggaaaaaccataaagccaggaaagcatattatttacacataatcatttagcatagaatagatgcatacatgttgtagcgtgccttccctagctgcgcccgaaccgaacaagaacaagtctttaggactccaaatgtcgtccctccgtagatagtccacagtacgtccggatccgcctcaagttagaccaactagaatcgcccttaaggttactaggaatttcggctagtgtttgcaagtgtatggttaattttatttcaaaaacttaccctttgaatacttcaatcgtttttgcaaataatgaccctaggcccttatttatagaggtatggaaaaggaactggaatcctattaggatactaattagttaaactagaatcctagtaggactctaactaattaattttatccttttaggattaggaatttaatcatcaaacaaatcctatacaatttaggtttcgtatgtgaacacaaactctacacgagcatgacccacgagcgtgcaggccatgcccgtgcacagcccacacggccgctcggcccacgcgagccgcaagcccatgcgagcagcagcacagctcgcaacccatcgctgcgcgcgctgcgcgtgctgccatggcctgctgggcctggccttgcgctgggcctggcgtggccttggctgttcgtgtggcgcgcttggcttgctgggcgatggcctggcttcgtgctgggccctcgtccggcaggcctcgtccgatgcttattcgtacgatacgcttccgattaaattcccggttccggaattcatttccgatatgaacaatatttaatatttccgattccggaatcaatttccgtttcgaacaaatatttaatatttccgtttccggaattattttccgattccgataatatttccgattctgacaatatttccgtttccggcaatatttccgattccggcaatatttccatttccgataatattttccgatacgtaccatgtttccgtttccggcaacatctacgacttggataatatttatattttcgatacgatccatatttccgtttccggcaatatcatcgtttccggagtattcatttcttgcttgtgacgatctcagctcccactgaaaccaagatccgtcgattccgaatatccatagatagagtatttaatgccattaaatact contains:
- the LOC110778923 gene encoding uncharacterized protein, yielding MRPRSLRSMKSRRGRINRDVSTCFGYYAEAIKRHKCGTNTHDEMNEAHEIYRGTCNGSRFGLIGCWEMLRDLDKWRPIDLEVPSSGGGSLKRSKPDTPTDEGPTTRARRRPDGVKKAKRKGKSVACFGIQNVGSSEIQNLESFTQALSEMNVIKGKHKDVEKRRINVAERMLEYQKERDAIKVRKKEGEKRFKLFSVLLAKQNLSEDEKESYLKLNQQFAHLLG